In Phyllostomus discolor isolate MPI-MPIP mPhyDis1 chromosome 3, mPhyDis1.pri.v3, whole genome shotgun sequence, a single genomic region encodes these proteins:
- the COL5A1 gene encoding collagen alpha-1(V) chain has translation MGPPGPPGPRGPSGAPGADGPQGPPGGIGNPGAVGEKGEPGEAGEPGLPGEGGPPGPKGERGEKGEAGPSGAAGPPGPKGPPGDDGPKGSPGPVGFPGDPGPPGEPGPAGQDGPPGDKGDDGEPGQTGSPGPTGEPGPSGPPGKRGPPGPAGPEGRQGEKGAKGEAGLEGPPGKTGPIGPQGAPGKPGPDGLRGIPGPVGEQGLPGSPGPDGPPGPMGPPGLPGLKGDSGPKGEKGHPGLIGLIGPPGEQGEKGDRGLPGPQGSSGPKGEQGISGPSGPLGPPGPPGMPGPPGPKGAKGSSGPTGPKGEAGHPGPPGPPGPPGEVIQPLPIQASRTRRHIDASQLVDDADGESYVDYADGMEEIFGSLNSLKLEIEQMKRPLGTQENPARTCKDLQLCHPDFPDGEYWVDPNQGCSRDSFKVFCNLTAGGATCVFPDKKSEGSRMARWPKEQPSTWYSQYKRGSLLSYVDAEGNPVGVVQMTFLRLLSASASQNITYNCYQSVAWQDAATGSYDKAIRLLGSNDEEMSYDNSPYIRALVDGCATRKGYQKTVLEIDTPKVEQVPVVDLMFNDFGEASQKFGFEVGPACFLG, from the exons ATG GGCCCGCCAGGTCCCCCCGGCCCCCGCGGACCCTCCGGAGCGCCAGGTGCGGACGGGCCGCAAGGCCCCCCCGGTGGAATAGGCAATCCTGGCGCGGTGGGAGAGAAG GGCGAGCCCGGCGAGGCTGGGGAGCCCGGTCTTCCCGGAGAAGGCGGCCCCCCG GGACccaaaggagaaaggggagagaagggcgaggcgggcccttctggtgctgctgGACCCCCTGGACCCAAAGGCCCCCCCGGAGACGACGGCCCCAAGGGCAGCCCC GGCCCCGTCGGTTTTCCTGGAGATCCCGGCCCCCCCGGAGAGCCCGGCCCCGCG GGCCAGGATGGTCCCCCTGGTGACAAAGGGGACGACGGCGAGCCCGGGCAGACG GGCTCCCCGGGCCCCACTGGTGAGCCCGGCCCGTCGGGGCCTCCAGGAAAGAGG GGTCCCCCCGGGCCCGCCGGCCCCGAAGGCAGACAGGGGGAGAAGGGAGCCAAG GGGGAAGCCGGCTTGGAGGGCCCTCCTGGGAAGACTGGCCCCATCGGCCCCCAGGGGGCCCCTGGGAAACCCGGGCCCGACGGCCTGCGAGGCATCCCCGGCCCTGTG GGTGAACAAGGCCTCCCGGGATCCCCGGGCCCCGACGGCCCCCCTGGCCCCATG GGTCCCCCAGGACTCCCCGGCCTCAAAGGGGACTCTGGCCCCAAAGGGGAGAAG GGTCACCCCGGCCTGATCGGACTCATCGGCCCCCCTGGGGAGCAGGGCGAAAAGGGGGACCGCGGCCTCCCCGGCCCGCAGGGCTCCTCCGGCCCGAAGGGCGAACAG GGCATCTCTGGTCCTTCCGGCCCGCTCGGCCCCCCGGGCCCTCCGGGCATGCCG GGTCCTCCGGGTCCGAAAGGTGCGAAGGGATCCTCG GGTCCCACCGGCCCGAAGGGTGAGGCCGGCCACCCTGGCCCCCCCGGCCCGCCG GGCCCCCCGGGCGAGGTCATCCAGCCCCTGCCGATCCAGGCGTCCAGGACGCGGCGGCACATCGACGCCAGCCAGCTGGTGGACGACGCGGACGGCGAGAGCTACGTGGACTACGCGGACGGCATGGAGGAGATCTTCGGCTCGCTCAACTCCCTGAAGCTGGAGATCGAGCAGATGAAGCGGCCCCTGGGCACGCAGGAGAACCCCGCGCGCACCTGCAAGGACCTGCAGCTCTGCCACCCCGACTTCCCCGACG GCGAGTACTGGGTGGACCCGAACCAGGGGTGCTCCAGGGACTCCTTCAAGGTGTTCTGCAACCTCACGGCCGGAGGCGCCACGTGCGTGTTCCCAGACAAGAAGTCCGAGGGG AGTAGGATGGCCCGCTGGCCCAAAGAGCAGCCCTCCACCTGGTATAGTCAGTACAAGCGAGGGTCCCTG ctcTCCTACGTGGACGCCGAGGGCAACCCCGTGGGCGTGGTGCAGATGACCTTCCTGCGGCTGCTGAGCGCCTCCGCCAGCCAGAACATCACCTACAACTGCTACCAGTCGGTCGCCTGGCAGGACGCCGCCACAGGCAGCTACGACAAGGCCATCCGCCTCCTGGGCTCCAACGACGAGGAGATGTCCTACGACAACAGCCCCTACATCCGCGCCCTGGTGGACGGCTGCGCG